In Acinetobacter sp. WCHAc010034, a genomic segment contains:
- a CDS encoding disulfide bond formation protein B gives MQWSYRHVSGFLFLASAAGMAFALYLEHVQGLSPCPLCVFQRIGLIGLGLISLIAFLHNPASNAAKRVYAFLGALSVLWSAGVAARHVWLQSLPPDQVPSCGPGLDYWLDTLPLKSVFEQVLTGSGECAKVDWTFLGQSLPVWSLVFFSVLALISIWQLLRKYPLAQKAASKK, from the coding sequence ATGCAGTGGAGTTACCGCCATGTCAGCGGTTTTTTATTTTTAGCCAGCGCGGCCGGCATGGCTTTTGCGCTGTATTTGGAGCATGTTCAGGGCCTGAGCCCATGCCCGCTCTGTGTTTTTCAGCGCATCGGCCTGATCGGGCTGGGGCTGATTTCCCTGATCGCCTTTCTGCATAACCCGGCTTCCAATGCGGCTAAGCGCGTGTATGCCTTTTTAGGCGCGCTGTCGGTTTTATGGTCTGCCGGCGTGGCTGCGCGCCATGTCTGGCTGCAAAGCCTGCCGCCGGATCAGGTGCCGAGCTGCGGCCCGGGCCTGGATTACTGGCTGGATACGCTGCCGCTGAAATCCGTATTTGAGCAGGTGCTGACCGGTTCCGGCGAATGCGCCAAAGTGGACTGGACTTTTCTGGGCCAGTCGCTGCCGGTCTGGTCTTTGGTGTTCTTCAGCGTTTTGGCGCTGATCAGCATTTGGCAGCTGCTGCGGAAATATCCGCTGGCGCAGAAAGCGGCCAGTAAAAAGTAA
- a CDS encoding YqiA/YcfP family alpha/beta fold hydrolase: protein MNVIYLHGFKSSAQSVKGQLLQRYCAQRGGPQVHLPDLNAPPQQALHQVSELIQHLDGAALVGSSLGGFYAVQLAARHGIPAALINPAMRPWALFRSLFAAEQLPYAVTECWTLDEAQLDYLEQAAVPHAPNAGQILALLQRGDEVLDYRQAQSFFSQPAGRAMIISEAQGSHGMDDFAGKIPMLLQFLADAVQNKPDGKTGASPIAS, encoded by the coding sequence ATGAATGTGATTTATCTGCATGGCTTTAAAAGCAGCGCGCAGTCAGTGAAAGGCCAGCTGCTGCAGCGCTATTGCGCGCAGCGCGGCGGCCCGCAGGTGCATCTGCCGGATTTGAATGCGCCGCCGCAGCAGGCGCTGCATCAGGTGTCTGAACTGATTCAGCACCTGGATGGCGCGGCGCTGGTCGGCAGCAGCCTGGGCGGTTTTTATGCAGTGCAGCTGGCCGCCCGGCACGGCATTCCGGCGGCTTTAATCAACCCGGCCATGCGGCCTTGGGCGCTGTTCCGCAGCCTGTTCGCCGCCGAGCAGCTGCCTTATGCCGTGACGGAGTGCTGGACGCTGGATGAGGCGCAGCTGGATTATCTGGAGCAGGCCGCCGTGCCGCATGCGCCGAATGCGGGTCAGATTCTGGCGCTGCTGCAGCGGGGCGATGAAGTGCTGGATTACCGGCAGGCGCAGTCCTTTTTCAGCCAGCCGGCCGGCCGCGCCATGATCATCAGCGAAGCGCAGGGCAGCCACGGCATGGATGATTTTGCCGGTAAAATTCCAATGCTGTTGCAGTTTTTGGCCGATGCGGTTCAGAATAAGCCGGATGGAAAAACCGGCGCATCGCCTATTGCGTCATGA
- the parE gene encoding DNA topoisomerase IV subunit B — protein sequence MTQYTAQSLEVLSGLDPVRRRPGMYTDTTRPNHLAQEVIDNAVDEALAGHADKITVTVYKDGSLSVEDNGRGMPVDIHPEYGQSGIEIILTKLHAGGKFSTDNYQFSGGLHGVGISVVNALSTRVEVEVQRQGNLYKMAFEQGEPAAPLQVLEGKAPKRASGTRVHFWPEAKYFDSPKFALKALKHNLKAKAVLAAGLQIIYIDQINSEKIEWQFENGLVDYLMDELQDREILPAPAFVASGQAERASAEFAICWNAEGGEQVQESYVNLIPTAQGGTHVNGLRSGVTDAIREFCELRNLLPRNLKLSAEDVWDGVNYILSLKFQEPQFSGQTKERLSSREASGVVQNIAKDAFALWLNQNSEIAMQLAELAIAKAGRRLKAAKKVERKRIVSGPALPGKLADCVGHTLEESELFIVEGDSAGGSAKQARDKNFQAIMPIRGKILNTWEVSSDEVLASQEVHDIAIAIGVDPGSDDLSELRYGKVCILADADSDGLHIATLLCALFVKHFPNLVEEGHLFVAMPPLFRIDDSKDVHYALDDAELEQILKKCKTKNPQITRFKGLGEMNASQLRETTMDPNTRRLVQLDLDDLHFTAGLLDKLLAKKRSSDRKHWLEQKGNLADLAV from the coding sequence GTGACGCAATATACGGCTCAATCGCTTGAAGTTTTATCCGGCTTAGATCCGGTGCGCCGCCGCCCGGGCATGTACACTGACACCACCCGCCCCAACCATTTGGCGCAGGAAGTGATTGATAATGCCGTCGATGAAGCGCTGGCGGGGCATGCCGATAAAATTACCGTGACGGTGTATAAAGACGGCTCCTTGTCGGTGGAAGACAACGGCCGCGGCATGCCGGTGGATATTCACCCCGAATATGGCCAGAGCGGGATTGAAATCATTCTGACCAAGCTGCATGCCGGCGGTAAATTCAGCACCGACAATTACCAGTTTTCCGGCGGCCTGCATGGCGTGGGCATCTCGGTAGTGAACGCGCTGTCGACCCGGGTTGAGGTTGAAGTGCAGCGCCAGGGCAACCTGTACAAAATGGCCTTTGAGCAGGGCGAGCCGGCCGCGCCGCTGCAGGTGCTGGAAGGCAAGGCGCCGAAGCGCGCCAGCGGCACCCGCGTGCATTTCTGGCCTGAAGCCAAATATTTCGATTCGCCGAAATTCGCCCTGAAAGCCCTGAAGCACAACCTGAAAGCCAAAGCGGTGCTGGCTGCCGGCCTGCAGATTATCTACATCGATCAGATCAACAGCGAAAAAATTGAATGGCAGTTTGAAAACGGCCTGGTTGACTATTTAATGGATGAGCTGCAGGACCGTGAAATTCTGCCGGCGCCAGCATTTGTCGCTTCAGGCCAGGCGGAGCGCGCCAGCGCCGAGTTCGCCATCTGCTGGAATGCCGAAGGCGGCGAGCAGGTGCAGGAAAGCTATGTCAACCTGATTCCCACCGCGCAGGGCGGCACCCATGTCAATGGCCTGCGCTCCGGCGTCACCGATGCCATCCGCGAGTTCTGCGAGCTGCGCAATCTGCTGCCGCGCAATCTGAAGCTGTCTGCGGAAGACGTCTGGGACGGCGTGAACTATATTCTGTCATTGAAATTTCAGGAACCGCAGTTCTCCGGCCAAACCAAGGAACGCCTGTCCAGCCGCGAAGCCTCGGGCGTTGTGCAGAACATCGCCAAAGACGCTTTTGCGCTGTGGCTGAACCAGAACTCCGAGATTGCGATGCAGCTGGCCGAGCTGGCGATTGCCAAAGCCGGGCGGCGCCTGAAAGCGGCCAAAAAAGTCGAGCGCAAGCGGATTGTGTCTGGCCCGGCCTTGCCGGGCAAGCTGGCGGACTGCGTCGGCCATACGCTGGAAGAATCCGAACTGTTTATTGTGGAAGGCGACTCTGCCGGCGGTTCCGCCAAGCAGGCGCGCGACAAGAATTTTCAGGCGATTATGCCGATCCGCGGCAAAATCCTGAATACCTGGGAAGTTTCTTCAGATGAGGTGCTGGCGTCTCAGGAAGTGCATGATATCGCGATTGCGATAGGCGTAGACCCGGGCAGCGATGACCTGTCGGAACTGCGCTACGGCAAAGTCTGCATTTTGGCCGATGCCGACTCCGATGGCCTGCATATCGCCACCTTGCTTTGCGCGCTGTTTGTCAAGCATTTCCCGAATCTGGTGGAAGAGGGGCATTTATTTGTCGCCATGCCGCCGCTGTTCCGCATTGACGACAGCAAAGACGTGCATTACGCGCTGGATGACGCCGAGCTGGAGCAGATTCTGAAAAAATGCAAAACTAAAAACCCGCAAATCACCCGCTTTAAAGGCTTGGGCGAAATGAACGCCAGCCAGCTGCGTGAAACCACCATGGATCCGAATACCCGGCGCCTGGTGCAGCTGGACTTGGACGATCTGCATTTTACCGCAGGGCTGCTGGATAAGCTGCTGGCCAAGAAGCGCTCCAGCGACCGCAAGCACTGGCTGGAGCAGAAAGGCAATCTGGCTGATCTGGCGGTTTGA
- a CDS encoding DUF1877 family protein, translating into MEAVLFLIHPNDLETLILEAETSQDVLESEFMQQSLYLGTAWETLNQALNPAGQPAQEGMEFAIQAEHPLSERLSHPDAVRYNTVVRVAELQQALQQLTVDEVKKRYQFAVVNTAPEALAQELRLAELKLIYLQLQDFYREAARKNWAVLSVIQDKIRPEKLI; encoded by the coding sequence ATGGAAGCAGTGTTATTTCTAATCCATCCTAATGATTTAGAAACTTTAATTTTAGAAGCGGAAACTTCGCAGGACGTGCTGGAGTCTGAATTCATGCAGCAGTCGCTGTATTTGGGGACGGCTTGGGAAACCCTGAATCAGGCGCTGAATCCAGCCGGGCAGCCGGCGCAGGAAGGTATGGAATTCGCCATTCAGGCCGAGCATCCGCTGTCGGAACGGCTGAGCCATCCGGACGCCGTCCGCTACAACACTGTGGTCCGCGTGGCTGAGCTGCAGCAGGCGCTGCAGCAGCTGACGGTAGATGAAGTCAAAAAACGCTATCAGTTTGCCGTGGTCAATACCGCGCCAGAAGCGCTGGCGCAGGAACTCAGGCTGGCCGAGCTGAAGCTGATCTACCTGCAGCTGCAGGATTTTTACCGCGAAGCAGCCAGAAAAAATTGGGCGGTATTAAGCGTGATTCAGGACAAAATCCGCCCGGAAAAGCTAATCTAG
- a CDS encoding GNAT family N-acetyltransferase, with the protein MPLIIRPAVQQDLPAVLAIYNAEVLHGFATWNDQAHSLEAFQHKLQALQAQDFPFLVIEDQEKMRIAGYADYAAFRNFSGYRRTVEHSVYIAPDYARQGLGKRLLLQLIAHARSRSVHVMVAGIDHGNAASIALHQQLGFAQTGYMPQVGQKFGEWRDLVLMQRLLD; encoded by the coding sequence ATGCCTTTGATCATCCGCCCTGCCGTACAGCAGGACCTGCCCGCTGTTTTGGCGATTTACAATGCTGAAGTACTGCACGGCTTTGCCACATGGAATGACCAGGCGCACAGCCTTGAAGCCTTTCAGCATAAGCTGCAGGCCTTGCAGGCGCAGGATTTCCCCTTTCTGGTGATTGAAGATCAGGAAAAAATGCGCATTGCCGGCTATGCCGATTACGCCGCCTTCCGGAATTTTTCCGGATACCGCCGCACGGTTGAGCATTCAGTCTACATTGCGCCGGACTATGCGCGGCAGGGGCTGGGCAAGCGCCTGCTGCTGCAGCTGATTGCGCATGCCCGAAGCCGCAGCGTGCATGTCATGGTGGCGGGCATTGACCACGGCAACGCCGCATCGATTGCCCTGCATCAGCAGCTCGGCTTTGCGCAAACCGGCTACATGCCGCAGGTTGGGCAGAAATTTGGCGAATGGCGCGACTTGGTGCTGATGCAGCGCCTGCTAGATTAG
- a CDS encoding outer membrane protein OmpK — protein MKFTQFVTACAFASAAAFTQAAPIWQDFSITGLYGENYEVVDEQQSTLTVEYAAKVKYADVFFFMDRMRGGDDNNLTYFELAPRLSLGEISGKKLAAGPIKDVLIATTWEGNQDNFGNDFNNFLYGVGFDLAIPYTQYASVNFYRANNEIQKDDYQMTITYGVPLKLGSEDFLVDGFLDWSTAEKGDHASELNWTTQWKWNAGKHISPDTRLYLGIEHSVWNNKFGISGKDENNVSALVKYHF, from the coding sequence ATGAAATTTACACAATTCGTAACCGCATGCGCATTCGCTTCAGCGGCAGCATTCACGCAGGCTGCGCCAATCTGGCAGGACTTCAGCATTACTGGCCTGTACGGCGAGAATTATGAAGTGGTTGATGAGCAGCAGTCGACTTTGACTGTTGAATATGCAGCTAAAGTAAAATATGCAGACGTGTTCTTCTTTATGGACCGCATGCGCGGCGGCGATGACAATAACCTCACCTATTTTGAGCTTGCGCCGCGTTTAAGCCTGGGCGAAATTTCCGGCAAAAAGCTGGCTGCCGGCCCGATTAAAGATGTTTTAATCGCAACCACATGGGAAGGCAACCAGGACAACTTCGGCAATGATTTTAACAACTTCCTTTACGGTGTCGGTTTCGATCTTGCCATCCCGTATACGCAGTATGCCAGCGTAAACTTCTACCGCGCGAACAACGAAATTCAAAAAGATGACTATCAAATGACCATCACTTACGGTGTGCCATTGAAGCTAGGTTCTGAAGATTTCCTTGTTGACGGTTTCCTGGACTGGTCAACTGCTGAAAAAGGCGATCATGCCAGCGAATTGAACTGGACAACGCAGTGGAAATGGAACGCCGGCAAGCACATTTCTCCGGACACCCGCCTGTACCTTGGCATTGAGCACTCGGTATGGAACAACAAATTCGGCATTTCAGGCAAAGACGAAAACAACGTCAGCGCATTGGTGAAATACCACTTCTAA
- a CDS encoding HPF/RaiA family ribosome-associated protein, with protein sequence MNIEIRTDKNIQNSDRLIEYVRAELNQEFQRHSERITHFSVHFSDENGDKGGSDDIKCMIEARPAGLKPVVVNHRGHNVDTAIHGAIERLKRSLEHVFEKKENPRVAQPAFAEADEEE encoded by the coding sequence ATGAACATTGAAATCCGTACAGATAAGAACATTCAGAATAGTGACCGTTTAATTGAGTACGTTCGTGCAGAACTGAATCAGGAATTCCAGCGCCACAGTGAGCGCATCACTCACTTTTCGGTGCATTTCAGCGATGAAAATGGGGACAAGGGTGGCAGCGATGACATCAAGTGCATGATTGAAGCGCGCCCGGCCGGCTTAAAGCCTGTGGTGGTGAACCACAGAGGCCATAATGTTGATACGGCGATTCACGGCGCAATTGAACGCCTGAAACGCAGCCTAGAGCATGTGTTCGAGAAAAAAGAGAACCCTCGCGTTGCTCAGCCTGCATTTGCCGAAGCGGATGAAGAGGAATAA
- a CDS encoding ankyrin repeat domain-containing protein — translation MLTAQQQVFVQALEEQNLAQVKLLLAEGLNPNFIDFEKGPAVSVWSDGLFKWWEEICEAYEAGAPLSGQQKQERLAVHLEILEALIQAKVNLHLWDAEELYGPLWDAASSACAPAVKRLLEEKVNPNTKDGEGLTILSSISDLFFDCDFDEIDWSEALEEEKQTLELLRSQGAKMTKELA, via the coding sequence ATGTTAACAGCGCAGCAGCAGGTTTTTGTACAGGCCTTAGAAGAACAGAATCTGGCGCAGGTCAAGCTTCTGTTGGCGGAAGGCCTGAATCCGAACTTTATCGACTTTGAAAAAGGCCCTGCGGTTTCCGTCTGGTCAGACGGGCTGTTCAAATGGTGGGAAGAAATCTGCGAAGCCTATGAAGCCGGCGCGCCTTTGTCCGGGCAGCAGAAGCAGGAGCGCCTTGCGGTGCATCTGGAAATTCTGGAAGCGCTGATTCAGGCCAAAGTGAACCTGCACCTGTGGGATGCGGAAGAACTGTACGGCCCATTATGGGACGCTGCCAGCTCCGCCTGCGCGCCGGCGGTCAAGCGCCTGCTGGAAGAAAAAGTCAATCCGAATACTAAAGACGGGGAAGGCTTGACCATCCTCTCATCCATCAGCGATTTATTCTTTGACTGCGATTTTGATGAAATTGACTGGTCTGAGGCGCTGGAGGAAGAAAAGCAGACCCTGGAACTGCTGCGCAGCCAAGGCGCAAAAATGACAAAAGAATTAGCTTAA